A part of Cervus elaphus chromosome 11, mCerEla1.1, whole genome shotgun sequence genomic DNA contains:
- the ST6GALNAC6 gene encoding alpha-N-acetylgalactosaminide alpha-2,6-sialyltransferase 6 isoform X3 → MLETSGQMGATQGSWITFALVGCEFNNKLLFPSVEPLSPDLWIRRDWTRCDPTPPPGPPAGHWPLPLSRRRREMKSNKEQRSAVFVILFALITILILYSSNSANEVFHYGSLQGRTRRPVNLRKWSLTDGYIPILGNKGKVPLVVEHRLVHHGDCSGVV, encoded by the exons GGATAACTTTTGCATTAGTGGGCTGTGAGTTTAACAACAAGCTGCTGTTCCCTTCcgttgaacctctgtctcctgatcTGTGGATCCGGCGGGACTGGACCCG GTGTGACCCCACACCTCCACCTGGGCCACCTGCAGGACACTGGCCCCTGCCCCTCAGCAGACGCCGGAGAGAGATGAAGAGCAACAAA GAGCAGCGGTCAGCAGTGTTCGTGATCCTCTTTGCCCTCATCACCATCCTCATCCTCTACAGCTCCAACAGTGCCAATGAGGTCTTTCATTATGGCTCCCTGCAGGGCCGGACGCGCCGGCCTGTCAACCTCAGGAAGTGGAGCCTCACTGACGGATACATCCCCATTCTTGGCAACAAG GGAAAAGTCCCACTCGTGGTTGAGCACAGGCTGGTTCACCATGGTGATTGCAGTGGAGTTGTGTGA
- the ST6GALNAC6 gene encoding alpha-N-acetylgalactosaminide alpha-2,6-sialyltransferase 6 isoform X1 encodes MACPRPLSQCDPTPPPGPPAGHWPLPLSRRRREMKSNKEQRSAVFVILFALITILILYSSNSANEVFHYGSLQGRTRRPVNLRKWSLTDGYIPILGNKTLPSRCGQCVIVTSSSHLLGTKLGPEIERAECTIRMNDAPTTGYSADVGNKTTFRVVAHSSVFHVLRKPQEFVNRTPETVFIFWGPPNKMQKPQGSLVRIIQRAGLLFPNMEAYAISLSRMRQFDDLFRSETGRDREKSHSWLSTGWFTMVIAVELCDHVHVYGMVPPNYCSLRPHLQRMPYHYYEPKGPDECVTYIQNENSRKGNHHRFITEKRVFSSWAQLYGITFSHPSWT; translated from the exons GTGTGACCCCACACCTCCACCTGGGCCACCTGCAGGACACTGGCCCCTGCCCCTCAGCAGACGCCGGAGAGAGATGAAGAGCAACAAA GAGCAGCGGTCAGCAGTGTTCGTGATCCTCTTTGCCCTCATCACCATCCTCATCCTCTACAGCTCCAACAGTGCCAATGAGGTCTTTCATTATGGCTCCCTGCAGGGCCGGACGCGCCGGCCTGTCAACCTCAGGAAGTGGAGCCTCACTGACGGATACATCCCCATTCTTGGCAACAAG ACGCTGCCCTCCAGGTGTGGCCAGTGTGTGATTGTCACCAGCTCCAGCCACCTGCTGGGCACCAAGCTGGGTCCTGAGATCGAGCGGGCCGAGTGCACAATCCGCATGAACGACGCACCCACTACGGGCTATTCGGCTGATGTGGGCAACAAGACCACCTTCCGCGTGGTGGCCCATTCCAGCGTATTCCATGTGCTGCGGAAGCCTCAGGAGTTTGTCAACCGGACCCCTGAAACTGTGTTCATCTTCTGGGGCCCCCCAAACAAGATGCAGAAgccccagggcagcctggtgCGCATCATCCAGCGGGCAGGCCTGCTGTTCCCCAACATGGAGGCCTACGCCATCTCCCTCAGCCGCATGCGCCAGTTTGACGACCTCTTCCGGAGTGAGACAGGCAGGGACAG GGAAAAGTCCCACTCGTGGTTGAGCACAGGCTGGTTCACCATGGTGATTGCAGTGGAGTTGTGTGACCACGTGCACGTCTATGGCATGGTGCCCCCCAACTACTGCAG CCTGCGGCCCCACCTGCAGCGTATGCCCTACCACTACTATGAGCCCAAGGGGCCAGACGAGTGTGTCACCTACATACAGAACGAGAACAGCCGCAAGGGCAACCACCACCGCTTCATCACGGAGAAGAGGGTCTTCTCGTCCTGGGCCCAGTTGTACGGAATCACCTTCTCCCACCCCTCCTGGACCTAG
- the ST6GALNAC6 gene encoding alpha-N-acetylgalactosaminide alpha-2,6-sialyltransferase 6 isoform X2 → MKSNKEQRSAVFVILFALITILILYSSNSANEVFHYGSLQGRTRRPVNLRKWSLTDGYIPILGNKTLPSRCGQCVIVTSSSHLLGTKLGPEIERAECTIRMNDAPTTGYSADVGNKTTFRVVAHSSVFHVLRKPQEFVNRTPETVFIFWGPPNKMQKPQGSLVRIIQRAGLLFPNMEAYAISLSRMRQFDDLFRSETGRDREKSHSWLSTGWFTMVIAVELCDHVHVYGMVPPNYCSLRPHLQRMPYHYYEPKGPDECVTYIQNENSRKGNHHRFITEKRVFSSWAQLYGITFSHPSWT, encoded by the exons ATGAAGAGCAACAAA GAGCAGCGGTCAGCAGTGTTCGTGATCCTCTTTGCCCTCATCACCATCCTCATCCTCTACAGCTCCAACAGTGCCAATGAGGTCTTTCATTATGGCTCCCTGCAGGGCCGGACGCGCCGGCCTGTCAACCTCAGGAAGTGGAGCCTCACTGACGGATACATCCCCATTCTTGGCAACAAG ACGCTGCCCTCCAGGTGTGGCCAGTGTGTGATTGTCACCAGCTCCAGCCACCTGCTGGGCACCAAGCTGGGTCCTGAGATCGAGCGGGCCGAGTGCACAATCCGCATGAACGACGCACCCACTACGGGCTATTCGGCTGATGTGGGCAACAAGACCACCTTCCGCGTGGTGGCCCATTCCAGCGTATTCCATGTGCTGCGGAAGCCTCAGGAGTTTGTCAACCGGACCCCTGAAACTGTGTTCATCTTCTGGGGCCCCCCAAACAAGATGCAGAAgccccagggcagcctggtgCGCATCATCCAGCGGGCAGGCCTGCTGTTCCCCAACATGGAGGCCTACGCCATCTCCCTCAGCCGCATGCGCCAGTTTGACGACCTCTTCCGGAGTGAGACAGGCAGGGACAG GGAAAAGTCCCACTCGTGGTTGAGCACAGGCTGGTTCACCATGGTGATTGCAGTGGAGTTGTGTGACCACGTGCACGTCTATGGCATGGTGCCCCCCAACTACTGCAG CCTGCGGCCCCACCTGCAGCGTATGCCCTACCACTACTATGAGCCCAAGGGGCCAGACGAGTGTGTCACCTACATACAGAACGAGAACAGCCGCAAGGGCAACCACCACCGCTTCATCACGGAGAAGAGGGTCTTCTCGTCCTGGGCCCAGTTGTACGGAATCACCTTCTCCCACCCCTCCTGGACCTAG